From Sphingomonas sp.:
GCAGCGCAACTGGATGAACCGTTGGTTCGGCGGCGACCGCCAGGCCGCCGCACAGCGCCGCGAGCAGCAGGCGCGCGCGCAGCAGATTGCCCAGCAACAGGCGGCGCAGCGCCAGGTCCAGCAAGCGGCGGCACAGCGCCAGCGTCAGGCGCAGGCAGAGCAGCGGCTCGCGCTGCAGCAGCAAGAGCAGCAACGCGCGAGCCTGCAGGCGCAGCAGCGTCAGCTTGCTGAGCAGCAGGCGCGCCAGCGCCAGGCCCAGCAGCAGGTAGCGCAGCGTCAGGTGGCCCAGCGTCAGGCGCAGCAGGCGGCTCAGCGTCAGGCGAACCAGCGTCAGGCGCAGCAGCAGGCTGCGCAGGCGCGCGCCCAACAGGCTGCGCAGCAGCGCAGACAGCAGCAGGTTGCGGCGCAGCAGCGGATGCAACAGGCTGCGGCGCAGCGCCGTGACCAGCAACATGCGCAGCAAATGGCACGTGCGGCGGCGGCGCAGCGTCAGCAACAGGCGCAGCAGATGCAGCGGCAGCAGGCGCAACAGCGTGCCCGTCAGCAACAGGCCGCCAAGCAGCAGACGCAGCTACAGGCTCGTCAGCAGCAAGCGGCCCGCGCTCAGGCCGCGCAGCGCCAGGCGCAGGCACGGGTGCAGATGGCGCAGCAGCAGCGCGCCCAGGCTGCGGCGCGTGCGGACCATGCGCGCCCGCACCCCCAGCCGCAACCCCAGCGTCCCGCCCGGCCGGAACGTCCGCGCGATCCGCATCAGGGCTGACCGCGCCAGGCAAGGGGCCGCCGCGGGGCGGCCCCTTGCCGATCACGCCTCCGCGTTCAGCTCGTCAAGCGCGCGCGGCTCATGCATCGGGCAGCCGTTGAATCGGCCGCGATAGTCCGCCGAGAATTTGTACGGCTCCTTGCGCGCGCGGTTCACCCCGCCGAGCGGCTGGTGCGCGGCAAGACCGTGCCAGGGCGCGAAGGACAGCCGGTCCTCGATCTTGTCGCTTTCGCCATAGACCCAGCCGGCCTGCGGCGCGACCTGCAGCGTCGCAACGGTGCGATAGGGGCTTTCTTCCTCATCCCACGCGACCGAAGCATCCTCGACCGGCATCTTGTCCAGATCGGTGCAGAGCTGCACGCGCAGCTCCCAAGTGCCGCCCTGCTCGGCGAGCAACTCGTTCACCGCCTCGCGGATCGCGTCGGGACGGCCGGTCGCGTTGATCGTCTCGTCGGCAAAGTCCTTGATGCCCGAGACCGGTACCAGCTGGAACTTGGCGATATGATCGCCGTAGCGATAGGGCGTCTGGCTGTAATAGGTGGCGCCCAGCGGATGCACGGGTTTCGCGCCGCCCAGCGTGCTCAGCAGTGCCGACTTGCCGCCGACCGCCTCAATCGCAGCCTCGAAGCTGCGCAACACGGCGGAGAGCAGTTTTTTAGCGCCCTCTGCCTTGTCGGTCGTGCCGGCAAGAAGCTTGAGGTTGCCGAGAAACTTCTTGGCGTCGGGGGCTGCGAAGGCAGGCGCGTTGACCATCACGAAGTCCTGCGTCGTGTCGCTTTCGCTGCCCGGCAGGCGTTCGCCCTCGACGCCCAGCACCTTGAGCGCCACGCCGCGCGGCAGGCGGATCGAATCGTCCAGGATGTCGCCGGCATTGGTGGAGAAGCGCAGGATCGCTTCATGACTGCCCGGCGTCGCGAACAGGCCCTGAGCGAGTTCGGGCGGCAGATCGTCGGCAACCGTGAAGGTGCCGCGCGCCAGGCCATGTCCCTTGGCATGCACCGAACGAACGGCGTGCTGATAATCCTCGGATGTGGTGTCGAGAATCTTCTGGAACTGCTCCTTGAGCCCGGCGATCGTCTCCGCTTCGTCGGGCTGCGGCTGTTCGACGGAGGACGAGAAACGGACGGGCGTCGGCATGGGTGTTTTCCTTCGAAGGTTCGAAGGAGCTCAACCTTTCACCCGATTTGCCGTTCCGCCTGCGGCGTTCAGTGGAGCAACAGGCTTTCCAGTTCGGCGGTGATCGCGTCGCGGCGCTGCTGGGCGTTGAGCGCGAGGCCACCTTCGTCCCAGTTGATCAGCGCATCGCCCATCGCCAGCGTCGAATCCGGTGCGACGATGAGGCTCAGCTTGCGCCGGTCCCTGGACTGGCGGTCGGCGATCTTGGCTTCGATGTCGTCGACCAGATCGGGGTGGACGCGCACCTGCAGCTCGGTGCCGCGCGCGACCTGGCCGAGCACGCGGCCGATCGCCGCGTCGATCGCGTCACCGGGCGCGCGTTCGATCGCGCGTGCGGCGATATGGTCGGCCGCGGCAAGCGCGACTTCGGTCGCTTCGCTGGTCACCCGCTCGGTGATCTCGGTGAACTGGGCGTCGATCACCTCGATGCCGGCATGCAGTGCGTCGACCGCGCTGAGCAGCGCCACTTCGCGCTCGGCGCGTGCCTGGGCGAGCCCGGCCTCGAAACCCTCGGCACGCGCGCGATCGATCACGACCTGCTGATCGGCCTTGAGCAGCGCGATCTCGGCGCGCAGCGCGGCCAGCTCGATCAGCGCGTCTTCGTTGACCAGCTTCTTGTCGGGGATCGGCGCCGAAAAGACGCGGTCGAAGGCGAAACGTTCGACATGGATGCTCATGCTGCCATGCTCCTTAGATAATCATCGCGTCGTCGGACTTGGGATCGACCAGCAGGATCTCGCCGCGATCGGCAAGGTCCTTGGCCAAGCGGACGAGGCTCGACTGCGCCTCTTCGCAATCGCGCGCGCGCACGGGGCCCATGCCGGCCATGTCCTCGCGCATCAGCTTCGCGGCGCGCTCGGTCATCGCATTGAAGAACATCGTCTTCAGCTGCTCCGGCGCACCCTTCAGCGCCAGCGCCATCTCGCGCTTGTCCGCGTTGCGAACGATCGAGGCGATCGCCGGCGGCAGCAGGTTCGAGAGATCCTCGAAGGTGAACATCAGCGCGCGGATGCGTTCGGCGCTTTCCGGCGCCTTGGCGTCGAGCGCGGTGAGCATCGCTTCCTCGGTCGAACGGTCGAGCGAGTTGAACAGCTCGGCCATGCTCTCGTGCGGATCGCGCTTCTGCGAGCGGGACAGGTTGGTCATGAACTCGGTCTTGAGCGTCTGCTCGACCTGGTTGATGACTTCCTTCTGCACCGTGTCCATCCGCAGCATGCGCATGATCACGTCGACCGCGAACTCGCGCGGCAGCTCGGCCAGCACCCGCGCGGCGTGATCCGGGCGCAGCTTCGACAGGATGACCGCGACGGTCTGCGGATATTCCTGCTTGAGCGCGCCGGCGAGCACGGTTTCGGAGACATTGGACAGCTTGTCCCACATCGTCCGGCCCGAAGGACCACGGATATCCTCCATGATCTCCCTGACCTTCTCGTCCGGAAGGATGCCGCCTAGTAGGCGTTCGGTGGTCTCGTAGCTGCCGTGGAGCGAGGCCATGCTGGCGACTTCGCCGGTGAACTGGACGAGCAGATATTCGACGACGGCGCTGGGAATGCGGCCCAGGCTGGCGATCGTCGAGGACAGTTCCTTGATCTCGTCGGTGGAAAGCTGGTCCCAGATCGGCGCGCCATGTTCCTTGCCGAGCGCGAGCATCAGCGCGGCCGCGCGCTGCGGCCCCGAGAATTTCTTCAGTTCGGGCGGTTCACCCACCGTGGCGACAGAAGCCATGCTCATCCCTGCAGAAAATGGTCCGCGCGCACCCGCAAGGCCGCGCTCTCCTCTATTATAGGATTGAATGGGGAAGGGACGGATCGGATCATGGTTAATTTATCGGCAAATCTGATCGGGCTGAGTTTGCTCACGGGGCAGAACTCGTTTGCCACCTCGACCTTGCCGACGTTCGAGAGCAAGGCGGTGCGCACCGCCAAGGCGCTGTTCGACACCGTTCCGACCGCCCCGCCCTGGAAGGATGCGGACGGTACCGCCACCTCGTCCCAGCTCAGCTCGATCCTTGCGGCGCGCACGCTGATCCAGCCCGCCACCACCGACAGCAACGGAAGTCTGCTCCCCGACGATGTGAAGACCAGCTTCACCGCGTTCAAGTCCCTCGACAAGCTGCGCGTGCTCGCCGAGGCCGCCGCCGACAAGACGACGTCGGACGCGCAGCGCGCGCAGTATCAGAAGGCCTTCTCCAAGGGCCTGGCCGACCTGCAGAGCTATCTGGCGACGTCCCCGTCGGACAAGGTAAACCTCGGCTTCGGCAAGCCTGCCACGACGACCAAGACGAGCGAACTCGCCGCCACCAACCTCTACGAGACCGCCGGCAAGCCGCTGGTGAAGAAGGCGTCGGATCCGCTCCCCGGCCTTACCGGCAGCGAACAATTCGTCGTCAGCATCAAGCGCGGCACGCAGTCGCAGAGCTTCACCGTCGATCTCTCGAGCGGCCCGCAGCCGCCGACGATCAACTCGGTCGCGGACGCGCTCAATACACAGATCCGCTCGGAAATCGCCTACAAGGCGGACGGCACGGTCCTTACCGACAGCAAGGGCGAACCGGTCAGCAAATGGCATGCCCGGTTCGAGCCCGAGCTTAAGGATGGGATGTGGAGCCTGAATCTCACCACCCCGGACGGACTGGAACAGGTGAGCCTCGAACAGGCAGGTGCCAAGGACTCGCTGGTCGTGACCACCGGCCAGACGCCACTCGACTCGCCGACCGCGACCCAGGTGTTCCGCCTCAACGACCCCACCGGTGACAACACCAAGGTGACGATGGGAACGATCGCGGCGCTTGATCGCCAGGGCACCGCACAGAACGTCATCGCCGGCAAGACGACCAACGTCACCAAGGCCGTGGACGGTCCGGACGGCAAGGTGAAGCTGGAAACGACCAAGACCAGCGATGTCTATGCCAGCACCACGGCGGCGGCGAGCGTCACCGATGCGCAGGGCTTCTCCTATGTCGTCGGCACCACCAAGGGCGATCTGGGCGCCAACCTTTCCACCGGCAACGACAATCTGTTCCTCACGAAGATGGACAGCGCCGGCAAGGTGGTGTGGCAGCGCAACCTGGGGGCGAACGGCAGCGCGACCGGCGCATCGGTATCGCTGGGGCAGGACGGCAGCGTCGTCGTCGCCGGCACGGTGACCGGCAGCTTCAACGGCATCACCGCCGATGGCGACATGGCGGTGGCGAAATACGCCGCCAATGGCGACGAACAGTTTTCGACCCTGGTCGTGTCCAAGGACGCCGATACGGCCCGCGCGGTCACCGTCGGCGCCGATGGATCGGTGTTCGTCGCGGGCCGCATCGCCAACAAGGATGGCGGCGATGCCATGGTGGTGCGGATCGATCCCAAGGGCAAGATTGCCGAACGCCGCACGATCAATACCGGCGGCAGCGACACGATCAGCAGCCTGGCGACCGACAAGGACGGAAACCTTCTCGCACTCGTGTCCAGCCAGGGCGTTGCGAGCGTGATGAAGCTGCAGGCGAGCGCATTGTCGAACACGCTCGGCAGCATCAGCCTCGGCACCGCCGATGCCCGCGCCCTGGCGGTGTCGGCGGATGGCAGCATTGCGGTGGGCGGGGCCACCAGCAGCGCGATCGCCGGCACGCAGTCGAATGGCCTCAGCGGGGGTCGCGACGGCTTCGTCACCCGGATCGACGCGAACCTCACCAGCGCCACCACCACCTATGTCGGCACCGGGGAAGACGATCAGATCGACAGCGTCGCCTTCATGGGCGACAAGATATATGCGGGTGGCCGGACCACGGGCGACCTTGCCGCTCCGCGGCGCGGCCCCGTGGACGGCTTCGTCACCCAGATCGATGCCGCATCCGGCGCCGTGGGCACCACCACCCAGTTCGGCCAAGCCCAGACGCGGACCGAGCCGGTGCGCGTCGCTGCGGATGTCGGCGGCAGCACCGCGCTGGGGGCGCTGGGCTTCAACCGCGGACTGCTCAACCCGACGGTGTCCGACAAGGTCACGACCCAGACGACGCTGCGTGCCGGCGATTATTTCTCGATCAAGGCGGACGACTATGCCGTGCGCCGCGTGACGATCGAAAAGGACGACACGCTCAAGACCATCGCCGAGCGCATCCAGAGCATGATCGGTGCGTCCAAGGGCACGGTGACAGCCACGACGGTCGACGGCGTGCAGTCGCTGCGCATCTCGATGAAGCAGGGGCATAGTCTGGAGCTGCTCGCCGGCAGCACGGACGCCGACGCGCTCTCCAAGCTGGGGCTTGAGCCGCAGCGCATCGCCAACCAGGCCGCCGTGGTGGGCACCGCGCCCAAGGTCAAGCCGGGCGGCAATTACGGGCTGGAACTGAACGAAGCGCTGAGCCTCGCCTCGACCGACAACGCCAAGGCGGCGCTGGGCAAGATCAAAGATGCGATCTCGATGACGCAGACCGCCTATCGCTCTCTATATTGGGATGACAGCAAGACGGCGTTCATTGACGGCGGCAAGACGAGCAACGGCAAGAAGGGCGCATCGACCGCGGTCGAACAGGCGCAACTCAAAAACTATCAGGCGGCGCTTTCCCGGCTCTCCGCCGGCACGCCCCTAACCCTGGGATTCTGATCCATGTCCGAGATGCCCACGATCTTTTCCGCGATCCAGATGCGGATGCAGAATCTGTCACAGCGCCAGCAGGTGATCGCGCAGAACCTCGCGAACAGCGAAACGCCCGGCTACAAGTCGCGCGACGTATCCGAGCCCAATTTCGGCGATCTGCTCCAGGGCGCCGGGGGCATCAGCGTCGCCAAGCCACGCGTCGAGCTTACCGGCACGATGAAGAATCTCGGCGCCGTGCAGCCGATGGGCAGCGGCCTGGTGTTCGACAAGGACGTGACCGAGACCAAGCCCGACGGCAACAACGTCACGCTCGAAGACCAGCTGCTCAAGATGGGCAAGGTGCAGGCAGATTTCAGCGCGATGACCAACATCTACCGCAAGCAGATGGTGCTGCTGAAGACCGCGCTGGGCAAGGCCGGCGGCTGAGCCGTTCTATCCGGGGCACGCACAAAAAAAAGGGCCGCGAGCGGATGCTCGCGGCCCTTTCCGTTTTCACGGCGAAGCGTGCGATCAGGCGATCGCGACGCGCGCGGTGCGGCGGCGGCGGATCGCGCCACCCGCCATGCCGAAGCCCGCGATCATCAGGCCCCAAGCCGCCGGCTCGGGAACCGGCGCGAAGTCCAGCTGCGAGCTGTAGCCATAATCCTTGGTCTTGGTGTTCTTCATCACGACCGTGAGGAGCTGCGGCTGGTTCGACGGGTTGACCGCGAACGAATAGACGTCGCCCTTGTTGATGCCGGTCAGCGTCACGCCGCCGAACGACAGGCTCACCAGGTCAAGGTAGAAGGACGAGATGCTGACGTGCAGGACGCCCGGCGAGTTGAGCGACAGCGCAAAGGACTGGGTCGCGGTCGTCTTCTTGGCGACCTTGACGTTGTTCCAGCCACCGCCGAGACCGTCGAAGCTGCAAACCGCTGCAGCGGAGTTCACGCAAACGACGGTCGTCGCCTGCGCGGTGTTTGCCATGGTGAGAGCGCTGGCCGCCGTCGCAGCCGCGATCATCAGAGTCTTGAGCTTGTTCATCCACACCTCCCTAAAGCATGCACAGCCGCTGGGAGCTGCCCGATGTTTCAGGCAGGAGACCCTCTTCTTCCCATACGCGCTGTCCGTTTGTTTATAGACGAACGTGCAGATTTTGCCAGTTTATAGTTAAGCGGAAGTACACCATTTAAAAAGCGTGATATGGCAATGGCTTAGGTAAACATGTTGGCGTGTTTCGGCTCGCATCGGCACAGCAACGGCACGGAAATATTCCGCGCCGCAGCGAACGACTCAACGGCAGGGCCGAATCAAAAACACCTTCACAATCGTGCATTTACGGAAATCGGTGCGGGTGCATCCATGCCGTACAGCCCGCCGCAGGCGCTGTAGGTCGTGCTGCGGCTGCCGGTCAGACGCTGCGCTTCCGATGCAATAGCGGCCATCATTTCCGCCGAAAGTTCAATTTGTCGTGACAGTATTCGAGAGTTTACAACAGATGCGTCACGCAATGCGCGGCTCGATTCTGCCAATTTCTCGCGATCCTCGGTTTCCAGATTCTCTAGCCAATCTTCCGGATTCTCGCGCTTCAGTCGCGCGACTTCCGCTTCGATGCGGCCGGCGAGCCGCAACTTGGCGTCGGCGATCTCGCCGAGCTCCCGGATATAGGGTGTGCGAGCCAAACGTTCGCTCTCCTCCTCCATCAAAGCGGTGAGGGAGAGCATCGCATCGACGAGCTGCGTGATCATTTCTGTCCTTGCTGAAGCTTGAGGATCTGGTCGAGGACGGCCGGCGCGAGGCCGACTCCGCCGCGGCGCGCCATGGCGGCGCCGAGCTTCTCGGCGAGCATGCCGCGGAAGATCTCTTCGCCGTTGCCACCGCTAAACTGTTCGTCTTGTTGAACACTTTGCATCATGAGCTGGGTCATCTGTCCCAGGAACACGCTTTCGAAATCTTGCGCCGTCTTGGCGTTTTTGGGGTCCACCTTGGGCAGCGGCTTGGCGGGCGTGGTCGCGCCGGCAATCGCTGCCTGGGGGAGGGGGGACGCGTCGGTCATCACTGCACCTCGATTTCGGCCTGGAGCGCGCCCGCCGTCTTGATCGCCTGGAGGATGGTGATTAGGTCGCGCGGCGAGACGCCCAGCGTGTTGAGCCCGCTGACCAGCGCCTTGAGCGACGAACCGTTGATCACCGCCAGGCTGGCGCCGTTGCCGTCGTTCACCTGCACCTGGGTGCGGGGCACCACCGTCGTCTGGCCCTGCGAGAACGGACCGGGCTGCGAGACCTGCGGGGCTTCGGTCACCGAGATGGTCAGGCCGCCCTGCGCGATCGCCACCGGCGTGATCCGCACATCGCTGTTCATCACTACCGTCCCCGAGGCTTCGTTGATCACCACCTTGGCGGGCTGATCGACCTTCACCTCGAGATCGCCGACCTGGGTAACGAGGTCGATCACCGATCCGGCGAACTGGTTGCTCGGGCGGAGTTCGACCGTTGCCGGATCGAGCATCTGCGCGGCGCCGGGATAGCGGCCGTTGATCGCGCGGGCGATCCGGTCGGCCGTCGAGAAATCGGGGTTCTTCAGCGCGAGCTTGAGGCTGTTGGCCGATCGCAACTGATAGGGCACCTCGCGCTCGACGATCGCACCGCCGGCAATGCGCGCCGAAGTGGTCACGCCACGGCTGACGTTTGCTGCGGCGCCCTGCGCCTTGAAGCCGGATACGGCGACGGGGCCCTGCGCCACGGCGTAGATCTCGCCGTCGAGCGCGCGCAGCGACGACGCGATCAGCGTGCCCCCCTGCAGGCTGGTCGCGTCGCCGAGCGCTGAGACCTGCACATCGATCCGCGAACCGTTGCGCGAAAAGGGCGGCATCGTCGCGGTGATCGAGACCGCGGCGACGTTCTGCGTGCGCATCTGGGTGCCGCGAATGTTAACGCCCATCCGCTCGAGCATCGACTGCATCGATTCCTCGGTGAAGGGGGCGTTGCGGATACGATCGCCGGTGCCGGCGAGGCCGACCACGAGGCCATAGCCAACCAGCTGGTTT
This genomic window contains:
- a CDS encoding catalase family protein, which translates into the protein MPTPVRFSSSVEQPQPDEAETIAGLKEQFQKILDTTSEDYQHAVRSVHAKGHGLARGTFTVADDLPPELAQGLFATPGSHEAILRFSTNAGDILDDSIRLPRGVALKVLGVEGERLPGSESDTTQDFVMVNAPAFAAPDAKKFLGNLKLLAGTTDKAEGAKKLLSAVLRSFEAAIEAVGGKSALLSTLGGAKPVHPLGATYYSQTPYRYGDHIAKFQLVPVSGIKDFADETINATGRPDAIREAVNELLAEQGGTWELRVQLCTDLDKMPVEDASVAWDEEESPYRTVATLQVAPQAGWVYGESDKIEDRLSFAPWHGLAAHQPLGGVNRARKEPYKFSADYRGRFNGCPMHEPRALDELNAEA
- a CDS encoding FliH/SctL family protein, which encodes MSIHVERFAFDRVFSAPIPDKKLVNEDALIELAALRAEIALLKADQQVVIDRARAEGFEAGLAQARAEREVALLSAVDALHAGIEVIDAQFTEITERVTSEATEVALAAADHIAARAIERAPGDAIDAAIGRVLGQVARGTELQVRVHPDLVDDIEAKIADRQSRDRRKLSLIVAPDSTLAMGDALINWDEGGLALNAQQRRDAITAELESLLLH
- a CDS encoding flagellar motor switch protein FliG; its protein translation is MASVATVGEPPELKKFSGPQRAAALMLALGKEHGAPIWDQLSTDEIKELSSTIASLGRIPSAVVEYLLVQFTGEVASMASLHGSYETTERLLGGILPDEKVREIMEDIRGPSGRTMWDKLSNVSETVLAGALKQEYPQTVAVILSKLRPDHAARVLAELPREFAVDVIMRMLRMDTVQKEVINQVEQTLKTEFMTNLSRSQKRDPHESMAELFNSLDRSTEEAMLTALDAKAPESAERIRALMFTFEDLSNLLPPAIASIVRNADKREMALALKGAPEQLKTMFFNAMTERAAKLMREDMAGMGPVRARDCEEAQSSLVRLAKDLADRGEILLVDPKSDDAMII
- a CDS encoding flagellar basal body protein; the protein is MSEMPTIFSAIQMRMQNLSQRQQVIAQNLANSETPGYKSRDVSEPNFGDLLQGAGGISVAKPRVELTGTMKNLGAVQPMGSGLVFDKDVTETKPDGNNVTLEDQLLKMGKVQADFSAMTNIYRKQMVLLKTALGKAGG
- a CDS encoding PEPxxWA-CTERM sorting domain-containing protein is translated as MNKLKTLMIAAATAASALTMANTAQATTVVCVNSAAAVCSFDGLGGGWNNVKVAKKTTATQSFALSLNSPGVLHVSISSFYLDLVSLSFGGVTLTGINKGDVYSFAVNPSNQPQLLTVVMKNTKTKDYGYSSQLDFAPVPEPAAWGLMIAGFGMAGGAIRRRRTARVAIA
- a CDS encoding flagellar protein FlgN, with the translated sequence MITQLVDAMLSLTALMEEESERLARTPYIRELGEIADAKLRLAGRIEAEVARLKRENPEDWLENLETEDREKLAESSRALRDASVVNSRILSRQIELSAEMMAAIASEAQRLTGSRSTTYSACGGLYGMDAPAPISVNARL
- a CDS encoding rod-binding protein; the encoded protein is MTDASPLPQAAIAGATTPAKPLPKVDPKNAKTAQDFESVFLGQMTQLMMQSVQQDEQFSGGNGEEIFRGMLAEKLGAAMARRGGVGLAPAVLDQILKLQQGQK
- a CDS encoding flagellar basal body P-ring protein FlgI, with the protein product MYRLSASFLALALACFGAPQAMAQTRIKDIVDVENVRENQLVGYGLVVGLAGTGDRIRNAPFTEESMQSMLERMGVNIRGTQMRTQNVAAVSITATMPPFSRNGSRIDVQVSALGDATSLQGGTLIASSLRALDGEIYAVAQGPVAVSGFKAQGAAANVSRGVTTSARIAGGAIVEREVPYQLRSANSLKLALKNPDFSTADRIARAINGRYPGAAQMLDPATVELRPSNQFAGSVIDLVTQVGDLEVKVDQPAKVVINEASGTVVMNSDVRITPVAIAQGGLTISVTEAPQVSQPGPFSQGQTTVVPRTQVQVNDGNGASLAVINGSSLKALVSGLNTLGVSPRDLITILQAIKTAGALQAEIEVQ